The following coding sequences lie in one Kamptonema formosum PCC 6407 genomic window:
- a CDS encoding transglutaminase family protein yields MLYKIVHITTYSYSRFVDLEPHTVRLRARSCGFQSLRAFSLEVTPEAAGVSEVLDWEGNNTIKLWFTQPTNQLSIKITSEVETHCTNPFNYLVEPWAMQLPITDYPAPVLAQLAPYLQPISSPVIMELAQEIWQATNGQTVNFLSELNQRIYQNCEQTVRETGDPFPAGITWNQKLGSCRDMAIIFIEACRAVGLAARFVSGYQEGVPEQEERHLHAWAEVYLPGAGWLGYDPTQGLVVSDRHIVLAASAIPRYAAPISGNFRGAGVTSDIQYTLSIQIIS; encoded by the coding sequence ATGCTCTACAAAATTGTTCATATCACTACTTATAGTTACAGCCGATTTGTTGATCTAGAGCCTCATACAGTGAGGTTGCGAGCCCGCTCTTGCGGTTTTCAGTCCCTACGGGCTTTTTCCTTAGAAGTAACTCCCGAAGCAGCCGGAGTTTCTGAGGTACTAGATTGGGAAGGAAATAATACTATTAAGCTGTGGTTTACACAGCCTACAAACCAACTCAGTATTAAAATTACCTCTGAAGTCGAAACCCACTGTACAAATCCCTTTAATTACCTAGTAGAGCCTTGGGCAATGCAGTTGCCAATTACAGATTATCCAGCACCAGTGCTGGCTCAGCTTGCGCCATATTTACAACCTATTAGTAGCCCCGTAATAATGGAGTTAGCACAAGAGATTTGGCAAGCAACAAATGGTCAAACGGTTAACTTTCTCAGCGAACTTAACCAGCGAATTTATCAAAATTGCGAGCAGACAGTTAGGGAAACTGGCGATCCGTTTCCGGCCGGAATTACCTGGAATCAAAAGTTAGGTTCCTGCCGCGATATGGCAATTATTTTTATCGAAGCTTGTCGCGCTGTTGGGCTAGCTGCAAGATTTGTCAGCGGCTATCAGGAAGGAGTTCCTGAGCAAGAAGAACGGCATCTCCATGCTTGGGCCGAAGTATATTTACCGGGTGCTGGTTGGCTGGGATACGATCCTACACAGGGTTTGGTAGTTAGCGATCGCCATATTGTCCTAGCTGCTAGTGCCATCCCTCGCTACGCCGCCCCTATTTCTGGTAACTTTAGAGGTGCTGGTGTTACGTCGGATATTCAATACACTTTGTCCATTCAAATTATCAGTTAA
- the lipA gene encoding lipoyl synthase: MTVKPEWLRVKAPQWERVGNVKEILRDLALNTVCEEASCPNIGECFNSGTATFLIMGPACTRACPYCDIDFEKKPKPLDITEPERLAEAVLRLKLNHVVITSVNRDDLPDGGASQFRQCIQAVREVMPQTTIEVLIPDLCANWQALEAILEAQPDVLNHNTETVNRLYRRVRPQGKYERTMELLKRSRAIAPWVYTKSGMMVGLGETDAEIRETMQDLRSVDCDILTIGQYLQPTQKHLNVETFVPPEQFAAWREFGESLGFLQVVASPLTRSSYHAEQVRALMQLYPRQKIKN; encoded by the coding sequence GTGACAGTTAAGCCAGAGTGGTTGCGAGTCAAAGCCCCCCAGTGGGAACGAGTCGGCAATGTTAAAGAAATTCTGCGGGATTTAGCCCTCAATACCGTTTGCGAAGAAGCATCCTGTCCCAACATCGGCGAGTGCTTCAACTCTGGCACGGCTACTTTTCTAATTATGGGCCCCGCCTGTACCCGCGCCTGTCCCTATTGCGACATCGACTTCGAGAAAAAGCCCAAACCGCTTGATATAACTGAACCAGAAAGGCTGGCAGAGGCGGTATTGCGGCTCAAACTCAACCACGTTGTGATTACCTCCGTCAACCGAGATGACTTACCAGACGGTGGTGCATCGCAGTTTAGGCAGTGCATTCAAGCCGTGCGAGAGGTAATGCCGCAAACTACGATAGAAGTCTTAATCCCAGACTTGTGCGCCAATTGGCAAGCTTTAGAAGCAATTCTGGAAGCACAACCAGACGTGCTCAACCACAATACAGAAACAGTTAATCGACTTTACCGCCGAGTGCGTCCCCAAGGGAAATATGAGCGGACAATGGAATTATTGAAGCGCAGCCGGGCGATCGCGCCTTGGGTTTACACTAAATCGGGCATGATGGTGGGATTGGGGGAAACTGACGCGGAAATTCGGGAAACGATGCAGGACTTGCGATCGGTTGATTGCGATATTTTAACTATCGGGCAATATCTGCAACCCACGCAAAAACACTTAAATGTCGAAACTTTTGTACCGCCAGAACAGTTTGCCGCTTGGAGGGAGTTTGGCGAGTCCTTGGGATTTTTGCAAGTTGTGGCTTCTCCTCTCACCCGCAGTTCCTATCATGCTGAGCAAGTTAGAGCTTTGATGCAGCTTTATCCCCGCCAGAAAATTAAAAATTAA
- a CDS encoding type II toxin-antitoxin system HicB family antitoxin gives MKLKVIIHEAEEGGFWAEVPAIPGCATQGETFEELLQNLYEAIEGCLSVDIESVEMNDRDRILEIAV, from the coding sequence ATGAAACTTAAAGTCATAATTCACGAAGCAGAAGAAGGAGGATTTTGGGCCGAAGTTCCTGCTATTCCTGGTTGTGCTACTCAGGGAGAAACCTTTGAGGAATTACTTCAAAACCTTTATGAAGCCATAGAAGGATGTTTATCAGTCGATATTGAATCAGTGGAGATGAATGATAGAGACAGAATTCTGGAGATTGCCGTATGA
- a CDS encoding transcriptional repressor — MVLYTATSFKSELNDKGWRMTPQRETILHVFQNLPKGNHLSAEDLYNVLQNRGERISLSTIYRTLKLMARMGLLRELELAEGHKHYEINQPYPHHHHHLVCVQCNKTIEFTNDSILKIGMKQSEKSGLHLLDCQLTIHTVCHEALRMGWPSLLSSNWSCPKAIADAGHTDIAHLDTSHLDEE, encoded by the coding sequence ATGGTACTTTACACAGCGACATCATTTAAATCCGAACTCAACGACAAAGGCTGGCGGATGACTCCTCAGCGGGAGACTATTTTGCACGTCTTTCAAAATTTGCCAAAGGGCAATCACCTGAGTGCGGAGGATCTTTACAATGTGCTACAAAATCGAGGGGAACGGATCAGTCTGTCCACTATTTACCGAACTCTGAAGTTAATGGCAAGGATGGGTTTGCTGCGAGAACTGGAACTGGCAGAAGGTCACAAACATTATGAAATAAATCAGCCTTACCCACACCACCACCATCACCTTGTCTGCGTTCAGTGTAACAAGACTATTGAGTTCACCAATGACTCGATCTTAAAAATTGGCATGAAGCAGTCTGAAAAGTCCGGTTTGCATTTGTTGGACTGTCAGTTAACAATTCATACAGTTTGTCATGAGGCGTTGCGGATGGGATGGCCATCTTTGCTTTCGAGTAATTGGTCATGTCCGAAGGCGATCGCAGATGCAGGACACACAGATATAGCTCACTTAGATACGTCACACTTAGATGAGGAATAA
- a CDS encoding type II toxin-antitoxin system HicA family toxin, whose product MKSMSGKQLAKLLEDAGWILLRVQGSHHIYGKSGISVRISVPIHGNKSLKIGLLHNLLKRAGFSEILTTESSDAEQSNFEDIDKSNEDTAKD is encoded by the coding sequence ATGAAGTCCATGTCAGGCAAACAGTTAGCGAAACTGTTAGAAGATGCTGGCTGGATTTTATTAAGAGTTCAAGGTAGCCATCACATTTACGGCAAATCTGGGATAAGTGTGCGAATTTCCGTTCCCATTCATGGTAATAAATCTCTAAAAATAGGTTTACTCCATAATCTACTGAAAAGGGCTGGTTTTTCAGAAATTCTGACAACTGAAAGTAGCGATGCCGAACAGTCAAATTTTGAGGATATTGATAAATCCAATGAAGATACTGCAAAGGATTAA
- a CDS encoding GAF domain-containing sensor histidine kinase has product MTPSAFLGQASSHERCQRQETPTQHRHKCYEIPGSMYHFRTKSQWQLSSMAGLMYQFLLRQDGSLSFLFLTPSFGEFFELDAWEMELDTETLLAMIHPEDIDDFHNSIAIAACNLQSWKWAGRFILSSGQTKWIQWDAQPSRQANGNIFWNGLLVDVTSHYQLESEVERLSFLLGLTERLQTSTDLNEIAEFAIQHLVETTNSTYGDVKVINSIDESSHACPVGNDLSAELVAAYRKPQEIDQEINHDILNSEGMLWQVVKTGEPIFVKDYASNPNSVATFGQPEINRIGIFPISATDGNVIGVLTLNSHNFPPIKDSNQQDLILAACRILGVRIERTKAQERLLKANKELELTSQKLTQKALQLEEALDELKQTQTQLVETGRMSSLGSLVAGIAHEINNPVSFIYGNLPHASKYFIDVLTLMEVYQQSYPHPAPRIEEAIEDIDLNFIKEDLPRLLVSMQAGAERIRNIVYSLRNFARLDEADIKASDLHESIDNILMILDSRLKKYGSRVEIHVIKEYGKLPLVECYAGQLNQVLMYIIMNAIDALEEGNSGKITKENFSAPTIRISTEVSNSNTVLIGIADNGPGIPLALQPRLFDPFFTTKSVGQGTGLGLSISHSIITQKHRGKLKCISTPGEGAEFIIEIPLLVAKAV; this is encoded by the coding sequence ATGACACCATCAGCCTTCCTGGGTCAAGCGTCTTCACATGAGCGATGCCAAAGGCAGGAAACGCCTACGCAACACCGCCACAAATGCTACGAAATACCAGGATCTATGTATCATTTCCGTACTAAATCGCAGTGGCAGTTGTCAAGTATGGCGGGATTGATGTATCAATTCTTACTCCGTCAAGACGGTTCGCTAAGTTTCTTATTCTTAACTCCTAGTTTTGGCGAATTTTTTGAGCTGGATGCTTGGGAGATGGAATTGGATACAGAAACTCTGCTGGCGATGATTCACCCAGAAGACATAGATGATTTTCACAATTCTATAGCGATCGCCGCCTGTAATTTGCAATCATGGAAATGGGCGGGGAGGTTTATCTTATCTTCAGGACAGACTAAATGGATTCAGTGGGATGCTCAACCTTCCCGCCAAGCAAACGGAAATATTTTCTGGAATGGTTTGCTAGTAGATGTAACCAGTCACTACCAATTAGAATCTGAAGTTGAGCGTCTTTCTTTTTTACTAGGTTTGACTGAACGCTTACAAACTTCCACTGACTTAAATGAGATCGCCGAATTTGCTATCCAACACCTCGTTGAAACTACAAACTCTACTTATGGAGATGTCAAAGTAATTAACAGCATTGATGAAAGTTCTCATGCTTGTCCTGTTGGTAACGATCTGTCTGCTGAATTGGTTGCCGCCTACCGCAAACCCCAAGAAATAGACCAAGAAATAAACCATGACATCCTTAATAGCGAAGGGATGCTGTGGCAAGTAGTAAAAACTGGCGAACCAATATTTGTCAAAGACTATGCTAGTAATCCAAATTCTGTCGCGACATTTGGTCAACCCGAAATTAACAGGATTGGTATTTTTCCGATTTCGGCTACAGATGGGAATGTTATAGGCGTGCTAACTTTAAATTCGCACAATTTCCCGCCCATTAAAGACAGCAATCAACAAGATTTAATCCTAGCTGCTTGCCGCATTTTGGGAGTTCGTATTGAGCGGACAAAAGCTCAAGAGCGTCTGCTGAAGGCCAATAAAGAATTGGAGCTAACTTCTCAAAAGTTGACCCAAAAAGCACTGCAATTAGAGGAAGCTTTGGACGAACTTAAACAAACTCAAACTCAACTGGTTGAAACCGGAAGAATGTCTTCGCTGGGCAGTTTAGTTGCTGGTATTGCCCATGAAATCAATAATCCTGTGAGTTTCATTTACGGTAATTTACCCCACGCCTCAAAATATTTTATTGATGTCCTAACCTTGATGGAAGTTTATCAGCAAAGCTATCCCCATCCCGCCCCACGAATTGAAGAGGCAATAGAAGATATTGACTTAAATTTTATCAAGGAAGACTTGCCTAGACTGCTAGTTTCTATGCAAGCAGGAGCGGAGCGAATTCGCAACATTGTCTATTCTTTGCGGAACTTTGCCCGTCTTGATGAAGCCGACATCAAAGCGAGTGACCTTCATGAAAGTATTGATAATATTTTAATGATTTTGGATAGTCGTTTAAAAAAATACGGTTCTCGTGTTGAAATTCATGTGATTAAAGAATACGGTAAACTCCCACTTGTTGAGTGTTATGCAGGGCAACTAAATCAGGTGTTAATGTACATTATAATGAATGCTATTGATGCTTTGGAAGAAGGCAATTCAGGGAAAATAACGAAGGAAAATTTTAGTGCGCCTACAATTAGAATTAGTACGGAAGTTAGTAATAGTAATACAGTATTAATTGGGATTGCCGATAATGGCCCCGGCATACCTTTGGCATTGCAGCCGCGTTTGTTTGACCCTTTCTTTACTACGAAGTCTGTCGGCCAGGGTACGGGTTTAGGGCTATCAATTTCCCACAGCATTATCACTCAAAAACATAGGGGAAAGTTAAAGTGTATTTCTACACCAGGAGAGGGAGCGGAGTTTATAATTGAGATTCCGCTGTTGGTAGCTAAAGCTGTTTAA
- the aroQ gene encoding type II 3-dehydroquinate dehydratase, whose product MLNILVLHGPNLNLLGQREPGVYGSATLDDINQLLEEEAQALQVKISIQQSNHEGVLVDAIQSMLGQHQGLLINAGAYTHTSVAIRDAIAAVNVPAVEVHLSNIYRRELFRHHSFIAAVAIGQISGFGADSYRLGLQALVHHLKRGARG is encoded by the coding sequence TTGTTAAATATCCTGGTGTTGCACGGCCCCAATCTCAATCTATTGGGTCAGCGAGAACCTGGAGTTTATGGCAGTGCAACTTTAGATGACATCAACCAGTTGTTAGAGGAAGAAGCGCAAGCCCTCCAGGTTAAAATTTCTATCCAGCAGTCCAATCATGAAGGCGTTTTGGTGGATGCAATTCAGTCAATGCTAGGGCAACACCAAGGTCTGCTGATTAATGCTGGAGCTTATACCCATACCAGCGTAGCAATCCGAGACGCGATCGCTGCCGTTAATGTTCCTGCGGTAGAAGTTCATCTGAGTAACATTTACCGCCGCGAGCTTTTTAGACACCATTCGTTTATTGCGGCGGTGGCGATTGGTCAAATCAGCGGTTTTGGCGCGGATAGTTACCGTTTGGGGTTACAAGCTTTGGTTCATCACTTGAAAAGAGGGGCTAGGGGCTAG
- a CDS encoding SDR family oxidoreductase, whose protein sequence is MFLITGATGGLGRRIVRLLREREIATRAFVRLTSRYSELENRGAEIFIGDLKQDKDIQKACQNVKYVISTHGAGSDAQAIHYRANIELIDRAKDAGVEHFVFISVLGVDRGYEDSTVFKAKREVEKYLQASGLNYTILRPAGFASNLIPLAEQFRQTGVYLLIGDPKNRTSIVSTDDLAKIAVDSVNIPEARNQIFPVGGPDILTREDIARIFGRLFNREPVVINPPLFVFDGLRGAVGLLNPQAQKSLSTLRVLLANEFFCTPAEIESLEFIFNMKMESLESYIRRYIGV, encoded by the coding sequence ATGTTTCTAATTACTGGAGCAACAGGCGGACTAGGCCGCCGAATTGTACGGCTGCTGAGAGAAAGAGAAATAGCAACGCGAGCATTTGTTCGCCTCACATCTCGCTACTCAGAACTAGAAAACCGAGGCGCTGAAATTTTCATCGGCGACCTCAAGCAAGACAAAGACATTCAAAAAGCTTGCCAAAACGTTAAATACGTCATTAGCACGCATGGTGCAGGTAGCGATGCTCAAGCAATACATTACCGTGCTAACATTGAATTAATTGACCGCGCCAAAGATGCTGGCGTTGAACACTTTGTCTTCATTTCCGTACTCGGAGTAGACCGAGGATATGAAGACTCTACAGTATTTAAAGCCAAGCGTGAAGTAGAAAAATACCTGCAAGCTAGTGGATTAAATTACACAATTTTGCGACCTGCTGGTTTTGCTTCAAATTTAATCCCCCTAGCCGAACAATTTCGGCAAACGGGAGTTTATTTATTGATAGGCGACCCCAAAAATCGCACATCCATTGTCAGTACCGACGACTTAGCAAAAATTGCCGTAGACTCCGTAAATATTCCCGAAGCTCGCAACCAAATCTTCCCAGTAGGAGGGCCTGATATTCTCACACGAGAAGACATTGCTCGTATTTTCGGGCGGCTTTTCAATCGCGAACCTGTAGTAATTAACCCACCTCTATTTGTGTTCGATGGTCTGCGGGGAGCAGTGGGTTTATTAAATCCCCAAGCTCAAAAAAGCTTAAGCACTTTGCGAGTATTGCTGGCTAACGAATTTTTCTGCACACCCGCAGAAATCGAAAGTTTAGAGTTTATTTTCAACATGAAAATGGAATCTCTAGAAAGCTATATACGGAGGTACATAGGAGTTTAA
- a CDS encoding ADP-ribosylglycohydrolase family protein produces MRYSLLNKFQGVLLGAALGELLGIEYQRQILSCSDRNEDFNRSSNKIKLPNFRLGATRVEINSLNRDFQLNNRASASSAYLAYLWGKSLIQMRGLDLKDWRDIWVGVSNSEFTKVNSSPDDPKAGRSALDILPRQNLTSPLALHPSSLILQPSAAAVATLPVAMFFHENKAKLREKLEQVAGVWQAPSQIEQDVAVGTLSVGYAISRALKEKLHPSVLIPETLTYLGVDMPLATLLLKVQILLEQNASLEAAQTQLCKSAVDAQRQEVTEGSLEAKFVSPSFFLPIALAFYCFLSTPENLRLAVIRAAQMGVEPQLTCSLVGALSGAYNGAVSIPVEWRVALETNSEAGRENSDRSPLLWGTVSIGEIMELAANLLAVWSGVYHSSASSASPQPPVVAAPYVIRPHRV; encoded by the coding sequence ATGCGTTACTCCCTGTTAAATAAGTTTCAAGGTGTGCTACTAGGTGCAGCATTAGGGGAATTATTAGGCATTGAATACCAAAGGCAAATATTAAGTTGTAGCGATCGGAATGAAGATTTTAACCGCAGTTCAAACAAGATAAAATTGCCAAATTTCCGGCTGGGTGCGACACGAGTTGAAATAAACTCCCTCAACCGTGACTTCCAGCTTAACAATAGAGCATCTGCTAGCAGCGCTTATCTTGCTTACCTCTGGGGTAAAAGCTTGATACAGATGAGAGGTTTAGATTTAAAAGACTGGAGGGACATTTGGGTTGGAGTTTCTAACTCAGAATTTACAAAAGTTAACTCTTCACCAGACGATCCAAAGGCTGGCAGATCGGCACTAGACATATTACCGAGACAAAATTTAACTTCACCCTTAGCCCTTCACCCTTCATCTTTGATTCTTCAGCCTTCAGCAGCAGCAGTTGCTACTTTACCAGTAGCGATGTTTTTTCATGAAAATAAAGCTAAACTACGAGAAAAGCTAGAACAAGTAGCTGGGGTTTGGCAAGCACCCAGCCAAATTGAACAAGATGTAGCAGTAGGGACTTTAAGCGTAGGATACGCGATCTCGCGTGCGCTTAAAGAAAAACTCCACCCCTCCGTCTTAATTCCCGAAACCCTTACCTATCTTGGGGTAGATATGCCGTTAGCAACTTTACTGCTAAAAGTACAGATATTATTAGAGCAGAATGCTAGTTTAGAGGCAGCTCAGACTCAGCTTTGTAAAAGTGCAGTCGATGCACAGAGGCAAGAGGTAACAGAGGGAAGCTTAGAAGCCAAGTTTGTCAGTCCTTCATTTTTTCTTCCGATTGCCTTAGCTTTTTACTGCTTTCTGAGTACCCCAGAAAATTTGCGCTTAGCAGTTATCCGCGCAGCGCAGATGGGAGTAGAACCCCAGCTCACTTGCAGTTTGGTGGGGGCCCTGTCGGGAGCTTATAATGGCGCTGTCAGCATTCCTGTAGAATGGCGAGTCGCATTAGAAACAAATTCTGAAGCAGGGCGTGAGAATTCGGATCGATCGCCTTTACTTTGGGGTACGGTAAGTATAGGGGAAATTATGGAATTAGCAGCTAACCTCTTGGCTGTTTGGTCTGGAGTATACCACAGCTCGGCCTCTAGCGCATCACCACAACCTCCTGTTGTGGCAGCACCTTATGTGATTAGGCCTCATAGAGTTTAG
- a CDS encoding EAL domain-containing protein gives MYQSGEVFGSCTRCETLPSKIEGSGGLYLWFPVGHTLNKVFSVLQKAGLKSQFLEDEKCLYIFLEKERVETFSSLVSAKLTPKELKETQVLWIAGDTKPEFSDFSRMTSLHNFTSLKQSDWLLDLLAAERITSHFQPIVYTSDTSKIFAQEALLRGFDKEGNLIFPGRIFSQAESAGMVFQLDALARTCAIREASHHGIKELIFINFSPTSVYDPTTCLRMTVRAIDEAGIPHDNIVFEVAESEQPPDLAHLIKILKFYQEAGFLIALDDFGAGYSNLNLIHQLRPDFVKLDMDLIRNVHQDSYKALITEKLLEIANHLNIRTVAEGVESLEELQWVGERGATFVQGYLIAKPTAPPVTTTPYFEIKSLSVVD, from the coding sequence ATGTATCAAAGTGGCGAAGTTTTTGGCTCCTGCACTCGCTGTGAAACCCTGCCGAGCAAAATTGAAGGCAGCGGCGGATTATACTTGTGGTTTCCTGTAGGGCATACACTAAATAAGGTTTTTTCTGTTTTGCAAAAAGCTGGACTTAAGTCCCAATTTCTAGAAGATGAAAAATGTTTATACATATTCCTAGAAAAAGAGCGAGTGGAAACTTTTAGTTCCCTAGTGTCAGCTAAACTTACGCCTAAAGAATTGAAAGAAACGCAAGTTTTGTGGATAGCGGGAGATACTAAACCAGAATTTAGCGATTTTTCCCGCATGACTTCACTGCATAACTTCACTAGCCTCAAACAGTCGGACTGGCTGCTGGATTTGTTAGCGGCGGAGAGAATTACCAGTCATTTTCAGCCTATTGTTTATACTTCGGATACTTCTAAAATTTTTGCACAAGAGGCATTACTCAGAGGTTTTGACAAGGAGGGAAATTTAATTTTTCCGGGTCGCATTTTCTCTCAGGCGGAGTCCGCAGGTATGGTTTTTCAACTAGACGCTTTAGCTAGGACTTGTGCGATTCGGGAAGCAAGCCATCATGGAATTAAAGAGTTAATTTTTATCAATTTCTCTCCTACTTCTGTTTACGATCCAACTACGTGCTTGCGAATGACTGTGCGTGCCATTGATGAAGCCGGGATTCCTCACGATAACATTGTTTTTGAAGTAGCAGAATCGGAACAGCCGCCGGATCTTGCTCATTTGATTAAGATTCTGAAATTTTATCAAGAAGCAGGGTTTTTAATTGCACTTGATGATTTTGGGGCTGGATATTCTAACTTGAATTTAATTCATCAGTTACGCCCGGATTTTGTGAAGTTGGATATGGACTTGATTCGCAACGTACATCAAGACTCTTACAAAGCTCTAATTACTGAAAAACTATTGGAAATTGCGAATCATTTGAATATTAGAACTGTGGCGGAAGGGGTGGAATCTTTAGAGGAATTGCAGTGGGTGGGGGAAAGGGGGGCAACTTTTGTTCAAGGTTATTTAATTGCGAAACCAACTGCTCCACCTGTGACAACTACGCCCTACTTTGAGATTAAATCTCTGTCGGTAGTGGATTAG
- the xth gene encoding exodeoxyribonuclease III: MKIATWNVNSIRSRLEQVLEWLQANPVDVLCLQETKVIDQDFPLQPFLDIGYNFYISGQKSYNGVAIFSRLPMTDISTGFAPILGTDIVGEFDEQKRLITGIIADIRIVNLYIPNGSEVGSEKYNYKLNWLKLLQEYLKIIIDKSPNLCVCGDFNIAPDDRDIHNPKAFKNQIMASPAERQALQEIVALGFSDAFRIFTDEGGHFSWWDYRTGGFRHNRGWRIDHHYLSLSLCDRAKSCTIDKTPRQLTKPSDHAPVIVEI, from the coding sequence ATGAAAATTGCCACTTGGAATGTTAATTCAATTCGTAGCCGTCTCGAACAGGTTTTAGAGTGGTTGCAAGCAAATCCCGTAGATGTTCTTTGCCTACAAGAAACAAAAGTTATAGACCAAGATTTTCCGCTACAGCCATTTCTCGACATCGGCTATAATTTCTACATTTCTGGTCAAAAATCCTACAATGGTGTAGCTATTTTCAGCCGCTTACCAATGACAGATATTAGCACCGGATTTGCACCCATCCTTGGCACTGATATTGTAGGGGAATTTGACGAGCAAAAACGCTTAATTACAGGTATCATTGCCGATATTCGGATTGTTAATCTATATATTCCCAACGGTTCAGAAGTTGGTAGCGAGAAATATAACTACAAACTTAATTGGCTGAAACTACTACAAGAATATCTCAAAATCATTATTGACAAATCCCCTAATTTATGTGTTTGTGGCGATTTTAATATTGCTCCCGACGATCGCGATATTCACAACCCTAAAGCCTTTAAGAATCAAATCATGGCTTCACCAGCAGAACGCCAAGCCTTACAGGAAATCGTCGCATTAGGCTTCAGCGACGCTTTTCGCATATTTACCGATGAAGGCGGCCATTTTAGCTGGTGGGACTATCGCACGGGTGGTTTCCGTCACAATAGGGGATGGCGCATTGACCACCATTATCTCAGCTTGAGTCTGTGCGATCGCGCCAAAAGCTGCACAATTGATAAAACCCCTAGACAATTAACCAAACCCAGCGACCATGCTCCCGTCATTGTCGAAATTTGA
- the sigC gene encoding RNA polymerase sigma factor SigC, producing MPPTSFYAEAEYDEQLQGHSLQPDVVEGDAEQAVEDLQEDEIEVLDGDTAKFNNTASRRTTDLVRLYLQEIGRVRLLGRDEEVSEAQKVQRYIRLLELRNTAAEQEEGLIRRYVELIEARDRLAAQLGHRPSLERWAALAGVAEVSELKRIMAEGKRRWAELAGVTLEALDQMITEGIQAKDHMIQANLRLVVSVAKKYQNRGLELLDLIQEGTLGLERAVEKFDPTRGYRFSTYAYWWIRQGITRAIATQSRTIRLPVHITEKLNKIKKAQRKISQEKGRTASIEDIAAELGMTAPQVREVLLRVPRSVSLETKVGNEKDTELGDLLDDADSVSPEELLMREALHRDLQQLLADLTSRERDVILMRFGLGDGHPYSLAEIGRALDLSRERVRQIEAKALQKLRQPKRRNRVRDYLESLT from the coding sequence ATGCCACCCACCTCTTTTTACGCTGAAGCCGAATACGACGAGCAACTGCAAGGGCATTCCTTGCAACCCGACGTAGTGGAGGGCGATGCCGAACAAGCCGTGGAAGACCTCCAAGAAGATGAGATAGAGGTCTTGGATGGAGACACAGCTAAATTCAACAACACTGCCAGCCGCCGCACTACTGATTTAGTGCGCTTGTACCTTCAAGAAATCGGTCGGGTTCGTTTATTAGGTCGAGATGAAGAAGTCTCTGAAGCCCAAAAAGTCCAACGCTACATCAGGCTGCTAGAGTTGCGAAATACCGCAGCAGAGCAGGAGGAAGGGCTAATTCGTCGTTATGTTGAGTTAATTGAAGCACGCGATCGCTTGGCTGCTCAGTTGGGCCACCGCCCCTCCCTAGAACGGTGGGCTGCATTAGCAGGTGTCGCTGAGGTATCCGAATTGAAGCGGATCATGGCTGAAGGCAAGCGCCGCTGGGCTGAGTTGGCAGGTGTGACACTAGAAGCTTTAGATCAAATGATTACTGAAGGCATCCAAGCCAAGGATCACATGATCCAAGCTAACTTGCGACTGGTGGTATCTGTTGCGAAAAAGTATCAAAATCGGGGCTTAGAACTTTTAGATTTAATCCAAGAAGGTACTTTGGGCCTGGAGAGGGCAGTTGAAAAGTTCGATCCAACACGGGGCTATCGCTTCAGCACCTATGCCTACTGGTGGATTCGTCAAGGAATTACGCGAGCGATCGCAACCCAAAGCCGCACTATTCGCCTCCCCGTCCACATCACAGAAAAGCTTAACAAAATCAAGAAAGCCCAACGTAAAATCTCTCAAGAAAAAGGCCGGACGGCAAGTATTGAAGATATCGCCGCTGAGTTAGGCATGACTGCACCCCAAGTGCGAGAAGTATTACTCAGAGTTCCACGTTCTGTTTCCCTGGAAACTAAAGTAGGCAATGAGAAGGATACTGAGTTAGGAGATTTGCTCGACGATGCCGATAGCGTTTCTCCAGAAGAACTGCTGATGCGGGAGGCTTTACACCGCGACTTGCAGCAACTTCTAGCCGATTTAACCAGTCGGGAACGAGATGTGATCTTGATGCGGTTTGGTTTGGGAGATGGACATCCCTACTCTCTGGCAGAAATTGGTCGAGCTCTTGACTTGTCGCGAGAACGAGTCCGCCAAATTGAAGCTAAAGCTTTGCAAAAGTTGCGCCAGCCCAAGCGCCGCAACCGAGTACGGGACTATTTAGAGTCTTTGACTTAG